The proteins below come from a single Malus sylvestris chromosome 3, drMalSylv7.2, whole genome shotgun sequence genomic window:
- the LOC126614650 gene encoding probable WRKY transcription factor 65, whose amino-acid sequence MDETLSPEPDSDVSKELRPETQSSKRRKVAHEKTVVTVKIGANAGKLKNEGPPFDLWSWRKYGQKPIKGSPYPRGYYRCSTSKGCLAKKQVERSKTDASVLIITYTCSHNHSGPPDLNVISTTQQEHDQKQEHEQEQEQEQEQEQEQEQEQEQEQDQKQDQKQEQEQEHRKLEEHFHYIESPIRFSQEEEHIFIAHDTSFEFLLDEKQEPLSLSYSQMMSFSTPKLSEENNDFFDELEELPTFSSFPSFMRRTNNLSFGLERIPSVPS is encoded by the exons ATGGATGAAACCCTCTCTCCAGAACCCGACTCAGATGTTTCAAAGGAGCTAAGGCCAGAAACTCAGTCATCCAAAAGGAG GAAGGTGGCTCATGAGAAAACTGTTGTGACAGTGAAGATAGGAGCTAATGCTGGGAAGCTAAAGAATGAAGGGCCGCCTTTTGATCTTTGGTCATGGAGGAAATATGGCCAAAAACCCATCAAAGGATCTCCTTATCCaag GGGATACTACCGTTGCAGTACATCGAAAGGTTGCTTGGCAAAAAAACAAGTAGAGAGAAGCAAAACTGATGCTTCAGTACTTATAATCACCTACACTTGTAGCCACAATCATTCAGGTCCTCCTGATTTGAATGTGATCTCCACCACCCAACAAGAACATGATCAAAAGCAGGAACATGAACAAGAACAGGAACAGGAACAAGAACAGGAACAGGAACaggaacaagaacaagaacaagaacaagatcAAAAGCAAgatcaaaagcaagaacaagaacaagaacatcGAAAATTGGAAGAACACTTCCACTACATCGAGTCCCCAATCAGATTTTCGCAAGAAGAAGAACACATTTTTATTGCTCACGACACGAGTTTTGAGTTCCTGTTGGATGAAAAACAAGAGCCACTATCACTATCATATTCTCAGATGATGAGCTTCTCAACACCCAAATTATCAGAAGAAAACAATGACTTCTTTGATGAGCTTGAAGAACTACCCACATTTTCATCCTTCCCAAGCTTCATGAGGAGGACTAACAATCTTTCCTTTGGACTTGAAAGGATTCCCTCTGTCCCTTCTTGA
- the LOC126614648 gene encoding ATP-dependent Clp protease proteolytic subunit 5, chloroplastic-like, giving the protein MAQTSVSTSASASALRFNSLVFAPNPSSSPQPQTLSLPFHRFASRNLKNLVGSSKRSSPVKAIYSGEFWTPAERNSRQGIWSIREDVQVPSSPYFPAYAQGQGPPPMVQERFQSVISQLFQYRIIRCGGAVDDDMANIIVAQLLYLDAVDPQKDIVMYVNSPGGSVTAGMAIFDTMRHIRPDVSTVCVGLAASMGAFLLSAGTKGKRYSLPNSRIMIHQPLGGAQGGQTDIDIQANEMLHHKANLNGYLSYHTGQSLEKINQDTDRDFFMSAKEAEEYGLIDGVISNPLKAFQPLAAATASGDEPAEQTVAES; this is encoded by the exons ATGGCGCAGACCTCCGTTTCCACCTCCGCCTCTGCCTCCGCTCTCAGATTCAACTCCCTCGTCTTCGCCCCAAACCCTAGCTCTTCTCCCCAACCGCAGACCCTTTCTCTCCCCTTCCACCGCTTTGCTTCAAG GAATTTGAAAAATTTAGTTGGGAGCAGCAAAAGGAGTTCTCCAGTGAAAGCTATCTACTCTGGTGAATTTTGGACACCGGCGGAAAGGAATTCCCGTCAAGGAATTTGGTCCATAAG GGAGGATGTCCAAGTTCCATCTTCGCCATACTTCCCTGCATATGCACAGGGACAGGGCCCACCCCCCATGGTGCAAGAACGCTTTCAAAGCGTTATTAGTCAGCTTTTCCAATAT AGAATAATACGTTGTGGGGGAGCTGTTGATGATGATATGGCAAACATAATTGTTGCTCAACTTCTTTACCTTGATGCTGTTGATCCTCAGAAG GATATTGTCATGTATGTAAATTCACCAGGAGGATCTGTTACTGCTG GTATGGCCATTTTTGACACAATGAGGCATATCCGACCTGATGTCTCCACTGTTTGCGTTGGACTTGCTGCTAG TATGGGAGCTTTCCTGCTTAGCGCTGGTACCAAGG GAAAAAGATACAGCTTGCCAAATTCGAGGATAATGATCCATCAGCCTCTTGGTGGAGCTCAAGGTGGGCAAACTGACATCGATATTCAG GCAAATGAGATGCTACACCATAAGGCAAACTTGAATGGCTATCTCTCGTACCACACTGGTCAAAGTCTTGAAAAGATCAACCAAGACACAGATCGCGATTTCTTCATGAGTGCGAAGGAAGCCGAAGAATACGGGCTTATAGATGGTGTTATATCGAATCCTCTCAAAGCTTTCCAACCTTTGGCAGCCGCAACAGCGAGTGGAGATGAACCTGCTGAGCAGACTGTTGCGGAGAGTTAA
- the LOC126614647 gene encoding uncharacterized protein LOC126614647 isoform X1 — MEDWGNNHRLDSISSAVRKKRSQTFRRPRPDSYTELHDESPLSSTTPSDDQSKVSSDENAGCDANSKRKELSLNECMARGSSAAGNGEKPHKMDSKGGGCNSFYKNEPGRNESNNKRSSEGCLAPANWKSSSLMKDDLITESISAGAFNGRNGESPSTRLSGLDGFGNENKVKKVKLKVGGVTRTIQANSTLNGTTEGGSTTKTARLSDVSRPRQKQNLMQENSDDNHSPSDKKQGLKGIPWKDFSRSGISLGRDNCSMGRTAGKNTYGKEGDRSEPVRKSKRVPKRRILDGDFGDEEEDDEIRYLEKLKISKVAAVYGDDDDESSRKHRKLSAVSNIDNASASRLDKDLKRKSRADRVSGDTDYEEEQGSLSDGELEGKKKQKKEAFDSSVDGKKEVILTTRQRTLQSSKDATPGSCLIEFPNGLPPAPSRKQKEKLTDVEQQLKKAEAAQRRRMQVEKATRESEAEAIRKILGQDSSRKKREDKIKKRQEEIAQERAANALTLPRNTIRTVMGPAGTVVTFSNDMGLPSLFDPKPCSYPTQRENCAGPSCINPYKYRDSKSQLPLCSLKCYKAIQEKTAVGTTC, encoded by the exons ATGGAAGACTGGGGCAATAATCATAGATTGGACAGTATAAGCAGTGCTgtaagaaagaagagaagtcAAACGTTTCGTCGACCTCGACCTGATTCATATACTGAACTCCATGATGAGTCACCGTTGTCATCAACTACACCTTCGGATGATCAGAGCAAGGTCTCTAGTGATGAGAATGCAGGTTGTGATGCCAATTCAAAGAGAAAAGAATTAAGTCTTAATGAATGTATGGCCAGGGGTTCTTCTGCAGCAGGTAATGGCGAAAAACCTCACAAAATGGATAGTAAGGGTGGAGGATGTAATTCGTTTTACAAGAATGAGCCAGGACGGAATGAGAGCAATAACAAGCGTTCTAGCGAAGGTTGCCTTGCCCCTGCTAATTGGAAGAGCTCAAGCTTAATGAAAGATGATTTGATAACGGAGTCAATAAGTGCTGGTGCATTTAATGGGAGGAATGGTGAAAGTCCAAGTACTAGGTTGTCAGGGTTAGATGGATTTGGAAATGAGAACAAGGTTAAAAAGGTTAAGCTCAAGGTTGGTGGTGTCACACGTACAATTCAGGCCAACTCTACATTGAATGGTACAACGGAGGGTGGGTCTACCACAAAGACTGCTCGATTGTCAGATGTGTCTAGACCACGGCAAAAGCAAAATCTTATG CAGGAAAATTCGGATGATAATCATTCTCCTTCGGATAAGAAGCAAGGGTTAAAAGGAATTCCATGGAAGGATTTCTCAAGAAGTGGTATTAGTCTCGGGAGGGATAATTGTTCAATGGGCAGGACAGCGGGAAAGAATACCTATGGTAAGGAAGGCGATAGATCTGAACCAGTTCGTAAGAGCAAGCGAGTGCCTAAGAGGCGCATTCTTGATGGAgattttggagatgaagaagagGATGATGAGATTCGGTATCTGGAGAAACTCAAAATATCAAAGGTTGCTGCAGTGTATGGAGACGACGACGATGAATCAAGCAGGAAGCACAGAAAACTTTCTGCAGTTTCCAACATTGATAATGCCAGTGCATCAAGGTTGGATAAAGACCTTAAAAGGAAGTCGAGAGCTGATAGAGTATCTGGCGACACTGATTATGAGGAAGAACAAGGTTCATTATCTGATGGCGAGCTTGAAGGTAAAAAGAAACAGAAGAAGGAAGCTTTTGACTCTTCGGTGGATGGTAAGAAAGAAGTGATTCTCACAACTCGTCAAAGGACCCTTCAGTCAAGCAAAGATGCCACCCCTGGTTCATGCTTAATTGAGTTTCCAAACGGATTACCACCTGCACCATCTAGAA AGCAAAAGGAGAAACTTACAGATGTGGAGCAGCAACTGAAGAAAGCTGAGGCTGCTCAGAGACGAAGAATGCAGGTTGAGAAGGCTACTAGGGAATCAGAG GCTGAGGCTATTAGAAAAATTCTCGGTCAAGATTCCAGCAGGAAGAAGCGTGAAGACAAGATAAAGAAGCGACAAGAAGAAATTGCACAG GAGAGGGCTGCTAACGCCTTGACACTTCCGCGAAACACCATCAGAACAGTGATGGGCCCAGCGGGTACTGTAGTTACATTCTCTAACGATATGGGTCTCCCCAGTTTGTTTGACCCAAAACCCTGCAG CTATCCAACTCAGCGTGAGAATTGCGCGGGTCCCTCGTGTATCAATCCATACAAGTATAGGGATTCTAAGTCACAGCTTCCTCTTTGCAGTCTTAAGTGCTACAAGGCAATCCAGGAAAAGACAGCGGTGGGAACTACGTGCTAA
- the LOC126614647 gene encoding uncharacterized protein LOC126614647 isoform X2 gives MEDWGNNHRLDSISSAVRKKRSQTFRRPRPDSYTELHDESPLSSTTPSDDQSKVSSDENAGCDANSKRKELSLNECMARGSSAAGNGEKPHKMDSKGGGCNSFYKNEPGRNESNNKRSSEGCLAPANWKSSSLMKDDLITESISAGAFNGRNGESPSTRLSGLDGFGNENKVKKVKLKVGGVTRTIQANSTLNGTTEGGSTTKTARLSDVSRPRQKQNLMENSDDNHSPSDKKQGLKGIPWKDFSRSGISLGRDNCSMGRTAGKNTYGKEGDRSEPVRKSKRVPKRRILDGDFGDEEEDDEIRYLEKLKISKVAAVYGDDDDESSRKHRKLSAVSNIDNASASRLDKDLKRKSRADRVSGDTDYEEEQGSLSDGELEGKKKQKKEAFDSSVDGKKEVILTTRQRTLQSSKDATPGSCLIEFPNGLPPAPSRKQKEKLTDVEQQLKKAEAAQRRRMQVEKATRESEAEAIRKILGQDSSRKKREDKIKKRQEEIAQERAANALTLPRNTIRTVMGPAGTVVTFSNDMGLPSLFDPKPCSYPTQRENCAGPSCINPYKYRDSKSQLPLCSLKCYKAIQEKTAVGTTC, from the exons ATGGAAGACTGGGGCAATAATCATAGATTGGACAGTATAAGCAGTGCTgtaagaaagaagagaagtcAAACGTTTCGTCGACCTCGACCTGATTCATATACTGAACTCCATGATGAGTCACCGTTGTCATCAACTACACCTTCGGATGATCAGAGCAAGGTCTCTAGTGATGAGAATGCAGGTTGTGATGCCAATTCAAAGAGAAAAGAATTAAGTCTTAATGAATGTATGGCCAGGGGTTCTTCTGCAGCAGGTAATGGCGAAAAACCTCACAAAATGGATAGTAAGGGTGGAGGATGTAATTCGTTTTACAAGAATGAGCCAGGACGGAATGAGAGCAATAACAAGCGTTCTAGCGAAGGTTGCCTTGCCCCTGCTAATTGGAAGAGCTCAAGCTTAATGAAAGATGATTTGATAACGGAGTCAATAAGTGCTGGTGCATTTAATGGGAGGAATGGTGAAAGTCCAAGTACTAGGTTGTCAGGGTTAGATGGATTTGGAAATGAGAACAAGGTTAAAAAGGTTAAGCTCAAGGTTGGTGGTGTCACACGTACAATTCAGGCCAACTCTACATTGAATGGTACAACGGAGGGTGGGTCTACCACAAAGACTGCTCGATTGTCAGATGTGTCTAGACCACGGCAAAAGCAAAATCTTATG GAAAATTCGGATGATAATCATTCTCCTTCGGATAAGAAGCAAGGGTTAAAAGGAATTCCATGGAAGGATTTCTCAAGAAGTGGTATTAGTCTCGGGAGGGATAATTGTTCAATGGGCAGGACAGCGGGAAAGAATACCTATGGTAAGGAAGGCGATAGATCTGAACCAGTTCGTAAGAGCAAGCGAGTGCCTAAGAGGCGCATTCTTGATGGAgattttggagatgaagaagagGATGATGAGATTCGGTATCTGGAGAAACTCAAAATATCAAAGGTTGCTGCAGTGTATGGAGACGACGACGATGAATCAAGCAGGAAGCACAGAAAACTTTCTGCAGTTTCCAACATTGATAATGCCAGTGCATCAAGGTTGGATAAAGACCTTAAAAGGAAGTCGAGAGCTGATAGAGTATCTGGCGACACTGATTATGAGGAAGAACAAGGTTCATTATCTGATGGCGAGCTTGAAGGTAAAAAGAAACAGAAGAAGGAAGCTTTTGACTCTTCGGTGGATGGTAAGAAAGAAGTGATTCTCACAACTCGTCAAAGGACCCTTCAGTCAAGCAAAGATGCCACCCCTGGTTCATGCTTAATTGAGTTTCCAAACGGATTACCACCTGCACCATCTAGAA AGCAAAAGGAGAAACTTACAGATGTGGAGCAGCAACTGAAGAAAGCTGAGGCTGCTCAGAGACGAAGAATGCAGGTTGAGAAGGCTACTAGGGAATCAGAG GCTGAGGCTATTAGAAAAATTCTCGGTCAAGATTCCAGCAGGAAGAAGCGTGAAGACAAGATAAAGAAGCGACAAGAAGAAATTGCACAG GAGAGGGCTGCTAACGCCTTGACACTTCCGCGAAACACCATCAGAACAGTGATGGGCCCAGCGGGTACTGTAGTTACATTCTCTAACGATATGGGTCTCCCCAGTTTGTTTGACCCAAAACCCTGCAG CTATCCAACTCAGCGTGAGAATTGCGCGGGTCCCTCGTGTATCAATCCATACAAGTATAGGGATTCTAAGTCACAGCTTCCTCTTTGCAGTCTTAAGTGCTACAAGGCAATCCAGGAAAAGACAGCGGTGGGAACTACGTGCTAA